The region gtgaacgctatcaatacgtcgactatacaaaaggagactgcgccgtgcgctgatacgatggcaccaagcgtcgaagaacagcgccaaggtaaatcgattaaatggaacactagtaatatgagtttcatctaattgatattatttactcgtacaatcacaccatgttcgatatattcgataggtaacgatgttattgaatagcaattcaatcggtaatcaggttgcgaaacattcgatgggaaacgttatttatttcttatctatcgaaaacgaaagcatcggattactctgcgttatgcaatgcaacagtcatcataaaaaattgcatggaaatgcaatatgcaaacgaaattaaaaaatgccacctgcggaaataccggatgaaataatggcttttttcatcgtttgtttttctcattgaaacgcattacgctttttcgctcgttctctttgaatttctcgtttcgtgtcagctagatctttagctattacaccgaaattcccacgaaaccaggccacggtttcacgaatctgtgatctccacttgtaataggagtggtgactataaataaaacacgatttaaatagatatccgtgtcgtatgttcgaaacgcgtgcgacgaatgaaaattcagcatgtaacaaataacttaaaattgataaacttgttgTTTTCATTGAACTCGCATGGAAAATGAAAACAATAAACAAAGAAAGATTCACAGTATAAAAACGAGGAATCTGTACATAGATTTGCACTTGTCGCGCTATCTGAGAGATAAATTTATCGCGAGAGGTAAGTTTACGGCGTCTAATAACGGAGGTCTGTCGCCTAAAAAGTTAGTATgcattgataaaaaatattttgtccttTTCCATTTATCATCAGTTCAGTCGGACCAATTAGCGTGCACCTTTCAAAGAGGCGTTTCTGTCGCCTAAGGTTGTCCCCGGTTTTCTTTTAACGACGATAAATTGCGTGTCAATGAAAAACGCGACGGGTACAGTCACACAGTTCGTAAAGGCAGAAAAGATCCCGAAGGTCAGCAGGAGTCAGAGATGTAAACGAGAAAATTATGGTAACGACATGGATTATCATGATCCCTGCAATTATTGTAATCTCGTCGCAGGGGAAAATCGTTTCTTAACCTCTTGCGTTGctactattttttataactatACATAATTAGCTATACGCGATTAAAAGATTCAATTATGGGAACTTTGCATTGCGTTCTTTTTGTATTCCTTTCATTTACAATTAAAGTCTCTGTATTCACAAGTGTGTCTGGATATAAGAAGATAAGGGGTTAATCAATACTGGAGAAGATATTGCGTGGTTCCATGTTTCTTCTAAACGTGGCCTCGAGCACAAAAGCTGTTATTCGTGAATGAATGGAGATTATTCAGTACCAGTCACCGAAGGACATCGAAATATCGTTTAACAAATTCATCTTATTGCTATTCGTAGTAACATAAATTAAGCACAACAAAATTATCGATGAGATAAATTAAACCTTCAGGTATCCTCGATCTTTGAATATTAATATGTGTCCGATATTTTTAAATCTGCAATCGGCATCGTACCACATAGAAACTTCACTGATATATTCTAAGACGCGctattaatttcgttatttaattGAACTTAAACATAGAATTATTTGAGACAACGATGTCTTTTGACAACGTGGATATTGCTGGTAAGAATTCGTTACACGTTCCAATGTTTACCTCGCGATAAACCGTGAAAGAATTTAATGAGACAGAGGAAGAGGGAGTGAGAGAGGGAGGGGAGAAACGAAAGGTAAAATTTCTTCAAGGATATCCCATGAGAGATATTATCTTAGCTCGTGAAACGGGAATGTGCACATTGCACATCGTACAAGTTGTACGCCAATAAGACTAAAAACTCCACGATCGAGGGTGTGTCCCTTGTGTTTCTTTGAACTGCTACTTTCATGATCAGCCGTGCATGTAGTCGTTACACGTGCATTATCATCAACACGCGCCAATTATTTATATTGTCCTTGTAGATACGCACAGCTTATAAATATACAGTGGGAAAAAAGTAGCTGTTGTCAGCTGTGAGAGAGTTGtatcttatatcgtaatacgttttatactCAGTTGACGCAAATGCTCCTTATCTCAGAGCACGGTGGTTTCTTatcaaaagtttcgtttcttttttctatatctcagtaactaaacgatcgtaccaggtcccacgagtatctcatcttatcaaactcaagtgctttcgaattttataaagcttcaataatttaagctcctctctatcgtaaaattctgacaagagttttcgagtacgatgagttccagaaattgtcttgttttatctagttcaagtagctgtcagttcaatttttctttttcctttttctttttttttttttttttttaacgaaattctgtggcaaatttggtgaaatgcgatgtagtggtagctgccgttacagcgcatgttccgatgcaacaaaatggttttctccacaagaccgattattgattttctgccgctgagcttgttcttatcctgcgcatgacagcatatggaaatgaccgtgatgaatcttcgcgaagacgtaacgcaattttcataattaattactgtattctgacgttacaaatttcattgccatttgttcatagataaataaatattatcgacacgatattccatggaataatttagtattcacgcatacgttggtagccgtagcgtggcgagagtacatgcgttgttacaattcaacgcttgaataataaatcgagtgacgaCACGTTTCAGGTCAACGTACCAACTGTTAAAGCTGGTTTCATGGGGATTCTCGATAGGTGATAGTACATCGTTCGGTATACGCGAATGATCGGTATTGATCGTGTATCGCGTGCAACAGCTTGGTAAATACGACACTCGAAGCTGcactttgaattataaaacaatatacatacatcggtATATCATCCGATTGTTTGAGTTGAAAAACTTCCGTTTtcaatacgttttatttttcaaagcgaaacgtgcgattcgtttgtataatctataaacgtgcatcgaagctcttttatccacggatcaaggggtctaattcgtaattattttgttgacacgcgttaagtcgagaaaaacagacacgcaaataaaaatgaagacagaTATAGCGAATGACGAAATCGTTCCGTGGCGTACGTGCTTTTGCTTATGGTAAAAAATCTACTCAGAGATTCGTTAAATTAGTCCAAATGTAATGACCTTTATCGCTTTTCGAGCTTCGATTATTAGGCACAAGGACATGCCGATTCGAAACAACACGCGATAACGCATATTTCTATCGCCATGTCGAATTTCGTGAACTCAGataattcgataattcttactccatttcaattttttatattgtaaacagcgagttaattataacgttacagacaggtcgtcgtacgtattttcgtacttgaactttaatcctgttttgaactttcattctatacaccgcaatatattgcgtacgattacatatcgattacgaacgactacacgatatattacataaattatcgcatgacatatagagttttggaaaatatagcaatcaaatacgtagatcgcggatatttatacggttctgagaaatatagaaaaatccaaataattacacaatcatataaaacatatataaaaatatgaaggtgtttgaaaagttcgcaacatttccgagaattgataagctctgtaatcgattgcgataaaatttgaaggggttaatttataccttttatagagatttcataaatttaatttatatgaagcagtattgtattttatattcgatagaatgtcaattctacgaaaatacattttatttgaatttcgctacgaacttttcaaatatatgagctataaaattgctacatttagcgagtgaaacaaatatttctcacaaatatttcgcatgaatatccgtattccaaaaatgagaatagaataagtcagaatgtcgaacaaacaaaaaacaaagtttgttgttgagattaataCCGCGAAAGAAGCGGCAGTCGCAAAAGTGTAGCCAAAAGCTCTCGAGCATGAGGagagaattctaaatataaagttcACCAACGCTCGGTTTTTAACGTGGAACCCAACAGGAAGGCATCAGTACTCGGTTGAAATTCGCACTCTGAAGTTCGCGAGTTCGTCTAGCCGGTTgtgtcattgaaacgcattctttattattgattcgtcattagttgattgtcgaacagtgttgttaacggtacattgtaaagaacatgtgtgtgatcggtaaggattattcttccatcgatcaatagtgaaaacgattttaatctaaatgtacgggtaaaaagcagaatgctcatgcaaatgttgcacgcaatataatgctcgcgtatatcttttattttcacttttacgttcattgtttcgtagaaacctaaatatttcattcgacgaaaacaaaataaaaatttaaaacatcttgttcatagcgcgcgagaaagagttcttttgtgaatcgaagatgcgtcggagggaaacgataattttctcactaatttcattcttactattatacgatcacattgttcgattttctatcgaattacgtcacatacgttcacattgttaacgatcattcgactgttggctggcttaacaaactagcttggcaccgggtcagatctatcatagtcgtttgggtgcatcttttaaaattggtcgttattattatattattatacacataaaaataacCGGATGCTACAATGAAATGCCTTAGAAAATATCTGACTTCTATCGTAATCGCGTATTGGCGTTGGTAAATTTGTTCACGATCTGTACATTCATACTCGCGTCTTTGTTGCACAATCCTTTGTCTCCTTGATATTTATCAATGGCCATACGTCTACTCATCAAGCAAgtgaaaatgcaattaattacaCGAGTATCATAGATTCTGTTGCTTTCAGAACCCAAGGATAAAATCACAATAAGGACGTCGGGGATAATGAAGTCTCCCCGAAAATTCTCAGGGgttgtaatcgcgatgtgcggttTACCAGGTCGTGGAAAAAGCCAAGTGGCACAATGCCTTTCGCGCAGACTCAACTGGAACGGCGATTCCACTAAAGGTTGGGAATTCTGTTTTGTTTACTGCCAATTGCTACACTTAAAAACGAAACCTgttcattaaatcatattagtcatcttaaataagcggtttcgtagtattatttccattcgaccaacaattatctgtgtctcttctttttttttccttttttacttcctattttgtggttgtattatgtgtacaagtcacgtgtctgatcattaattcgttagtttttcatttttcccgtttttgttttcaacacggtcgttaagaggatttattacatacgctaaatagacttgttacgtaaatcaacatttgcggcgctttgaacaaattttaatttctattttgtaatatattacattgtgctCTTCCTAATTTTTACAACCTTATAAAATACTACAAATAGATATATTCTCTACATACGCATATACGTATACCAGATGGGGACTATATAACATggtggaaaaaaaaaacattatttcatattgttcctttgtgaaatgctaaataattgttctatgttattacgtcccgggacctatttatatttcatgtataaataaaactattcttatatattttatactgcattaatttcgtcataccattatagtaacgatggtaataataaaaaatttataattacaatacgaagttgatgtgtacttattaaccgtgtactataacgaaacttaaatcataccatgatttgaatattatatcgcaggtctactttattaaagtttatgtttaaaattagccattgttccctgactttgcataagctaggttttaatgctttggggacctcgatgtacgaaccattctatgacttaggcaaaagtctatatactttagtatatagtacatagatAGCGTATATACCTTCTACATCTCTAAATCAATGCTTTTGCGTAGGAATTTGCATGGCGCGATCAAGATAAGCTGCGCTATCGTTATCCATGGGGAGAAAGCTACATCGACGCCATGCACCGCGTGGAACCGGTTATTGCTGAATTACAGAGATCCAACAACATCTTGGTCGTGTCTCATCAAGCTATTCTGCGCTGCATCATTGGCGTTTTCACAGATAAAAAACCGGGAGAGGTGCCTTACGCTGAGGTGCCACTGCATACCATCATCCGAGTCAGCAGCCAGGGTTGCAATTACAAGGTGGACTTCTGCAAGTTACCCATCGAGTGCATAAACACGACTCGCGTGAAGCCGAATAATTGTAGCGCGGACAGAACCGCGGACGATGCTCTGCTCACAGTCCCAGCACATTTCGACATACCGGATCCTTGGCGAAATCTTGGCAGCGGACCCATTCTCGTACAACAACACTGAGAAACCGCTCGGAGATCCAGGATCAtgtcgaaaattcgatgtctgtttgtttgtaagccctggagctttcagcagtgatgtcttcttggaatatttttgcttttgaattcaggcaggggatgaagatttgaaatatcatgcaagtatggattgaatatattattagtacatatatatgtataagtagatcgctttaaggtatctttaagaaatacagattcgatgagacggaagatgatgatatcggagtcaattctagataaatagattggatagatcgcgtgaaagaaacgacacgtaaaatcaaataatcgttatcgagactggatatttatttctgaaattttcattttctcatgaatcccgagaaacttaggtcgtttcaactttgacttgtttatcgtcgagttccgttaccttcgcgggatgtactccgattgtcatgtttttcctcgttgattctgttcccattggcaataatttagtatcctactgctggagccctctatacgttatgtttaagcagtttaattttaataatcatatacaagtcaaatgttacattaagtctaatatgtcgcagatgactatcgcaagaaatattttaattgtacatcgtaaaattcagaaagacaggcaatcttttaaattgtaagaatgcgaaacatgtctttcgtattaaattctatttcaaaatattgatataatatatacaacgaacacacgaaagacagtttttttagtattgtactatttataggtgatagaattttagatttatgtattttcgtttgcctagttcctagcacaacgattgtaagcctcgagatttggacgatattaggatttttattactgtaaagtacaattgaaagatactatatcgtagcgttatataaagtttgactataaaacggacctgatatcattgttaacaaggaaataacgaatattgtatttttcgagtgtgtatgagtgttcgaacgatagatgtatatttctaggcacaaaattagcggtatactgtgctacggtctcattaagaaatgtcaaacattcgagcaaagtatttttctctacgaaggaaagcgcgagaaataatcaacagaggcgattaagaaagaaaaaaaatcgatatcgaatggtgccttcttctgtcgatatactgttacgtttcacttagagttatattctatctcgtggaccgcataaatatgcataatattttattaggcatcacgtggaaatctccgagcaatccatttatccagaacaagctcgaggattcgcaaaatgtgaatagaataaaaaataaataagcctTACGGAACTAATTTATTCTGAGATGAACTAAGTATGGCAGGgggcaaattaattttctatacaagTATACAAATGGCATAAGTTATCTAGTCCATTCATTGCTGAACATTCtggcgttctttcttttctcttttgctatgcgggaatcgacataaaaaattatacagcgttctaaatgttaagtcgtattaataccttttaaactcctttgtttgtttgtttcttaattgtatattgtattttcgagctatcgcggggagacgcggtcgttagaatacgcgtcaacgggaatcgtaaattcccgttacgattagaataatcaacaccacgaatagttcgatccccgtatttcggttaggacaatcggggtagttgttgcggtataacactgggagtcacagagttataataatgtatatttccaacactttatacaatcacacaaagtagtaacgccgttgattaagatacagataacgaaaagaaggattattcttagatgagagaagaagagctataggagctctaggctcttgagagctgtaggagctgtcggacttctggatactgtgagagcggtaggagactctaggccgtgtaggcctaacataacttccgcaattaacattcaatgactcgtgtatatgactagaatgattcaatagaaacaggtacagctttgaataagtttgactagataaaaagtgattatcaagtaaactgcgaacatgcatttgtgagaaacttatgaacgtacgtaatatgcaaaaatatataaagtacgcaaaatagagtagtcgttagaatatttagtaaagcaagtttctgcttaggttgcattccttcagcagtatccataaaaatatgaatttgaataaatattcgcagtttactattcaagaccctgatggaagcttagacaaagtcttaaccacaaatcttaaaaaatcagcaaaagtacaaatatttcataaagtttcACCATTGTTTCAATGTGAAACGACGAGATTCAATAAAATCCCGTCAGTATCCATTTTAAATGCCCGACCTCATCAATTTGGCAGTATAATCTCTTTGTTTACTCGCCAAATGGAGGTCCAAGCTTCTCAGCATTCTGTCTTGAATCTCTGAGGCACGAAAACTGTTACATATCGATTCCGGTTTGTAAaccaattttaaagaattattattttctatgatagtaacaaaaaatcaaaatcagtaaaaatatcgatttctacgtccattatgttttgattctatactttgtacggttctgccttctttacattacaaaaacaatatttaaaaaattgtttgctaatatcataactacatcacaagatatttgtttgtttcattattgtagtatcggaaaaaaggacaggattaggataatttagatttgtaaaattctcctaatactatttatttaagataaataaaaataacagagattaattggacagagaacgataaatgttcaacttgaactaaaacacaaaagtcttattccactcaaatcactctcgcgtctctttgtcttttctcgtcccatcgaacacgtgttccgaaacccccgtggccagagtcacgcaggctctttccacaaaactatccacttgaaaggaccgtcgacacattgatgtactcgacggcgccgcggctctcgccactttgtatacggttcggccgatatcttaggccttttgcccacgatactacattattttCTTTCACTTGTACTTAATATGAAAATTCTTCTGAATATCACTTTTATAACATGCAGCGAAAAATGATCGGAAACTTcttcaaagaataaaattctttttacgaTGTTTTTCAATACATGAGAGAAAATGGATTGAATCATTATAAATCTAATGCTTTACGTTATAAATTAGCTTGCAAGGAAGCTAAATAGAATATCAAGACAGTTTTCAAAAAACAGATACGAGATACTTGGGTTCCGGAGACGTTTCAAATTTCTGAGGAGCATAGGAAATTAATGATCATGGCAAAGAGGCCTCATAAAGAGACCAGAGAAGATGCTGgaaaaatcgaataataaatttataaattaatgttaccGAGATCGCTGGTATAGTCCGTTGTGTACGTTCCCTCTTTGATCTCTCGTTGCAGTTCCAAGATTCTGGCCAGCGCCAACTGCAGATACTCTCTGGCATTCGGCTCCTGTATAAACACCACATGAGTATACACGCTCTTAAGTACTTAGTTTATATCTTACAATTTGCAGAATCGATAATTCTCTCATAATCGACATTCGCGCCGCACTCATGGAATTTACCTTCATCGGTTTGGCCTTCTTGCTGTCGTTGTTTCCATCTGCCAAGCACGGAGCCTGTATCGTACGAATAGaacacaattaaaaattaaacgtgTACACAAAAATCCTTTTTCTCGAACCACTTACCGACGAATATCTTTTCATTCTTACTGAGACACAACAAAACCACGAAACAACTTCACCATCGATCCGCTAACGACCTTTTACGAACGACTTCACGCGATAACACTTTCTTTGTGGCAGAGAATTAACGGTAGTCAAAAATAAATTCCTGATCTCGGTCTTAAGCTTCTGTAGCTTTCCTCTTCCTCCCTGGATCAGAGATATTTCCCCTTCGCGTTAATGGTTCTTTCGTCCATCCAGATTCTTCTCCTTCCCCCGAAAGACGATTCTTTCCTCTTTCCAGAGTACGGTAGTTAAGAATGTAGGAAGACCGTTGACTGGCGTCGATGGGCATCGACTAACCACGTCCAAATCGTAGCAGTCCCTTGTTGCAGTAGAGACTGCTGCGAGGGTGACGGTTTGCCATGGCTTCACCCTCTCTCCGCTCCCCTTTCAAAACACCTAGAAATGTGCCCCTTGCACTGGGCCACCCCTGCAGATGCGAACCATTGTATCGGGAACCCCTGTTTGTTCGACGCGTGCCCTGTGCCCGATAAAAGCGGTTGGCACGCGCCCCTTACTCGAAACTCACAGCGAATACGTTACGGACATCCCGGAACAGCGGCCATAGAATTGCTGTTTGTTACCCGTTTCACCGAAGATTGCGGGGATAAGACTCTAATAAATCTTGCCCCACTGGTTACTATCGATTCTTACGCAAAATGGAAACAAAACTGTACAATGGAATAAAGAATGGTTTATTCGTGGAAGTTAGGTTGAAAGGACGTGGAAGTGCTGTGTTAACTGGACAGGGTTTTGGTTTGTTAATGTTATGGTAATTGGTCGTTGGCATCTGCATCAGATTTTTAAGTCTTTCGTATTACGTATACATCTGTTCATAAGTATTAGGATACTTGATACAACCTGACCTCAATTCTAAGCtgaattatttagaaaattctttatttttatgaaacacaTATTGATTGCACACTTTTTGCTGCTAGTGCATGTCTGGTATTCGTATCTTACTTGCAGTCAACGCGGAAAGgagatatttgaaatttcttagAAAAATACCTTTCTCGATAATTTCCACGTAAAGTTCCAACACGTGGCTTACCGTGCTTCTTTCAGGATTACGCATCGTTATCGATCACAGCATCATTTCATTTCCATTTTGCACGTTGCACAGAAATTTTTCTCGAGTTCTTCCTATTTTTGCCTTCCAAAACCAGCCTTCACCTGTTCCGAGTAAAACACGAGCTCTCGAAACGACAGGAACGTTTATTTTCTTCGTAAGGTCACTACTACACGAGCGttgtaataaatttttcaaattcacgGACACTGTCAACACTCTACATGTTAACATGATTTAATCATACCCAATTACTAGTAGGTTGTTCAGAAAGTTTTGTAGTTTTGTTATTATGAActtctatcgaataatgaacaaatACTGTTTTAAGTTGGCTACTAAAGAGAATCGAAGAGAAACATagaaaacaattaattaaataataataaaacaatttccTTTTCCCAGTGAGACTAGTAACTAGTATATTTCCCAGTGAATATAGTAACTCGAATAGCTAAGCATTAGGCGATATTTGGCACAGTCCGCGCAATGCTCGGTCATTTTTTCGAACGATCCAGAAAGCCAACTTAACACACAGCACGGTACGTCTAGTGGGAATAACAAACCCGAGTCCAATTTTTATTCACAGAAACACAGAAAGATTATGGTACAAGTCAGTTGGCTACAAGTTATGTCCGGGCATTTATATATTCCAACCTTGCATCGATTCACTTGGAAACGATTCCGTCCTTGCGTGGCCTAATTACAGTTATAATAGGGGTATCGAGAAGACGTCCAGACGTTATCTGAACGACGAGAACATCTATAACTTACGGAAACGCGACGGCCAATAGACGTGCGAGGCTAAATCCTGTTAACAAGGGTACACGTCAAACAGAAATTCTCGATTAACAAGCGAAGGGGGCAAGGTCGTCAGACAGAACACAATTAATGCACACAGTCCCTTTTAACGCCGTctctaattaaatttcaccACGCGATTCAATAACGTCGGGATCCTCTCTTCTCTTACATGCGTTGTTCAATTTGCCCCGATACAATCCGTCCAAGGACCAGAACTGGTCCTTCTTGATACAGAACTGTGATAACTAATTATATTACACTATTATTacactattattatatatattacactatatattacactatatattatattatattatatattacactatatatatatatatatattacactatataTTACACTATTATTTTACATCGAAGACAATTAATGATGTTGAAAATTCTTAAGTTAAAAGCTGAAGGTATACTTTacatcaaaaaaaaaaattatcacgATTGCACATAtagatttacaaatatttatagtTACAATGAAGAATTTGACACATGTATTCATTATCTCTAGTAATTCAATCATAATTGATCATTAAACATAATTGAAACATTCAACATAGATCTACTCTACTTGGGAATGGTTCttgatttttaacaaaatattcgcTGTGTTGACATCTAGGGattgttttaaaaaatgaattacgATCTAGAGTCTTAGGTCGGTCTTGTGTCTTCGGTACTTTTTAACTCGCGAGGAACGGTCGCGTTCAGTTCCTGTGTGTTTCTCCGGGACGTCGAGCTGAAGCTGGTTTCCTTGAATTTCCTTCGCCTAACCATTCGTTTCCTTTGTGAAAATTTCATTCGTCGATTACCATCGCTGCTCGTTCCTGCTTGACAGACGCTTGACTTCCTCTTCTTCAGAAAACAACAAAGATATCTGTTGAATCTGTAAGCAAAACGTTGTTCATCGATCAGTACGAAACTTTAT is a window of Bombus affinis isolate iyBomAffi1 chromosome 12, iyBomAffi1.2, whole genome shotgun sequence DNA encoding:
- the LOC126922630 gene encoding uncharacterized protein LOC126922630 produces the protein MPWVAACLDLLAAPILGYCLAVRKLALQAGFFQEETNKSIVTQAVNAINTSTIQKETAPCADTMAPSVEEQRQEPKDKITIRTSGIMKSPRKFSGVVIAMCGLPGRGKSQVAQCLSRRLNWNGDSTKGICMARSR